CTCGGTCAGCCCCTTCTCCGAGCGGAACGCCGATCGCTCCTCGTTCTTGTGATCGAAGCGCTCCTGGTTCTTCGTGAGTTCTTCTGAGCTCATCGGTCTATCTACACGCGCCTAGGGAACACGGACCTATGAACCTATGGCCGCCGCACCGACGAAGTAACCGGTTTCGGTTTCTTCTCGCCGGTGACGTGCCCGTCCGTACCGTCGATCGGTGACGGAACCGTGAAGTGTCGGGAGGGGAACGGGTAGACGCATGCGCCCCGGAGAGGTGGCCGACCGCGTTCGCACGGGCGGTCGAGCGGCGCTCTCCGGGGCCTACTACCGCGTCCAGGCGCTGAACTACCGCTACGAACTCCTCGCGCCGAAGAAACGTGCCGGAACGTCGGCGTACCGGAGCTACGACCTCGCGGACTCGCACGGCGACGACCCCCTGTTGACCGCGCTCCTCTCGCGGATCGCAGCCGGGGAGGTCGTCGTGGACGTGGGTGCGAACACCGGTGGGTACGCGCTCGCGGTCGCCACGGTCGAACCCTCCGCGCGGGTGATCGCGATCGAACCCGATCCGGCGATCGTGGACCGGCTCCGCCGGAACGTCGCGCTGAACGAGGTCGGAGATCGGGTGAGCGTCCTCCCGGTCGCTGCGGGTGCCGAGGCGGGCGAGAGGTCGTTCTACCGATCGACGTACCCCCAGCTCGGTTCGCTCGACCGGTTCAACGCCGAGCGGTGGGGTGCACGGATCGCGGAGGTCGTCTCGGTCCCGGTCGAACCGCTGGACGCGCTCCTCGCGGCCGGCCGCATCGCCCCGCCCGATCACCTGAAGGTCGACGTTGAAGGGACCGGTCACGAGGTGCTCGCCGGGGCGAGCGGAGTCCTCGACGACCACCGTCCGATCGTCTACGTCGAGCCGCACGCCTCCGGTCCGGACGAGACCGACGGAGGCGGTGTGCCCGCGACCCGGATGCGGACGCTCCTCGACGAGCGCGAGTACCGGGTCCGGTCGGTCGGCGACG
This region of Halalkalicoccus sp. CGA53 genomic DNA includes:
- a CDS encoding FkbM family methyltransferase, with translation MRPGEVADRVRTGGRAALSGAYYRVQALNYRYELLAPKKRAGTSAYRSYDLADSHGDDPLLTALLSRIAAGEVVVDVGANTGGYALAVATVEPSARVIAIEPDPAIVDRLRRNVALNEVGDRVSVLPVAAGAEAGERSFYRSTYPQLGSLDRFNAERWGARIAEVVSVPVEPLDALLAAGRIAPPDHLKVDVEGTGHEVLAGASGVLDDHRPIVYVEPHASGPDETDGGGVPATRMRTLLDEREYRVRSVGDGLLCTPRSERR